A window of the Acetobacteraceae bacterium genome harbors these coding sequences:
- a CDS encoding LysE family translocator, which produces MYSYLLKFLIAESAFQLSPGPDMALVLRAALSGNLRLAWGCVTGIMLSSLVWGIASAIGLCALIALSPKFFNFLAVIGIAWLAWLGLQMILSKESTFLSSTEKEEANNQQKYGFLKGILQGMMTDLLNPTTALFTLTFFPAFIPPGSNPSHFSLILGSVMALDTLVISGGLVLLANSLARFITNSQVTLWIDRIAGMIFLIISFQLFRETALDAKLISLFHSFFL; this is translated from the coding sequence ATGTACTCCTATCTCTTAAAATTCCTCATTGCAGAATCTGCTTTTCAGCTCTCTCCAGGACCAGATATGGCTCTCGTTTTACGAGCTGCACTCAGTGGAAACCTCCGTCTCGCTTGGGGATGTGTGACAGGCATTATGCTGAGTTCTCTTGTTTGGGGAATTGCGAGTGCTATCGGTCTATGCGCCCTAATTGCACTTTCTCCTAAATTCTTTAACTTCTTAGCCGTTATTGGGATTGCTTGGCTTGCTTGGCTTGGTCTTCAAATGATTTTAAGTAAAGAGAGTACTTTTTTAAGCTCTACTGAAAAAGAAGAGGCCAATAATCAGCAAAAATACGGTTTTTTGAAAGGCATCCTGCAGGGGATGATGACAGATCTTTTAAATCCAACCACAGCGCTTTTTACACTGACATTCTTCCCTGCCTTTATCCCCCCTGGCAGTAATCCTTCCCATTTTAGTCTTATCTTAGGTAGTGTTATGGCCTTAGATACTCTAGTTATCTCTGGAGGCCTGGTCCTTTTGGCAAATTCATTGGCACGTTTTATTACAAATTCCCAAGTGACACTTTGGATTGACCGTATCGCAGGAATGATTTTTCTCATTATTAGCTTTCAACTTTTTCGTGAAACAG